A genome region from Chiroxiphia lanceolata isolate bChiLan1 chromosome 5, bChiLan1.pri, whole genome shotgun sequence includes the following:
- the STMP1 gene encoding short transmembrane mitochondrial protein 1 has product MLQFLLGFTLGNVVGMYIAQNYDIPNIAKKLEDFKKDVEAKKKPPSDKS; this is encoded by the exons ATGCTGCAGTTCTTG cTTGGTTTTACTCTTGGCAATGTGGTTGGGATGTATATTGCTCAGAACTATGAT ATTCCTAACATTGCGAAGAAGCTTGAAGAttttaagaaggatgtggaggcTAAGAAGAAACCTCCCAGTGACAAATCCTGA
- the SLC13A4 gene encoding solute carrier family 13 member 4, producing MVMMAGAKPGMLLLCFMCCTTVLSMWLSNTSTTAMVMPIVEAVLQELVNAEEECEVISTAGSTITEEKKPIGLSEKHGQPSLELIFINEDATTTDFSSLMHSKSMNGVHMIGNPVGTMNSQSNGQHIPQTQILVLPPEPLDLGLTTKYRYQTRHDHMVCKCLSLSISYAATIGGLTTIIGTSTSLIFLEHFNNQYPNAEVVNFGTWFLFSFPISLIMLVLTWFWMHWLFLGCNFKETCSVSKKKKTKREEMSERRIQEEYKKLGNVSYPEMVTGFFFILMTLLWFTREPGFVPGWSSFFEKKGYRTDATVSLFLGFLLFLIPAKKPCFGNRGKGDGEKSTDINTLDPIITWKDFQKTMPWEIVVLVGGGYALAAGCKTSGLSTWIGRQMLSLSSLPYWAVTLLACILVSLVTEFVSNPATITIFLPILCSMSETLLINPLYTLIPVTMCISFAVMLPVGNPPNAIVFSYGHCQIKDMVKAGLGVNLIGLAVVMVAINTWGIRLFQLNSFPEWAAISNITSQT from the exons ATGGTCATGATGGCTGGAGCCAAGCCAGGCAT GTTGCTTCTTTGCTTTATGTGTTGCACCACGGTGCTCTCCATGTGGCTTTCCAACACATCCACCACAGCCATGGTGATGCCAATTGTGGAGGCAGTGCTCCAGGAGCTAGTGAATGCTGAGGAGGAGTGTGAGGTCATCAGTACTGCAGGCAGCACCatcactgaagaaaagaagCCAATAG GTCTCAGCGAAAAGCATGGTCAACCTTCACTGGAGCTTATCTTCATCAATGAGGA tGCTACTACTACTGACTTCAGCTCCTTGATGCACTCAAAG AGTATGAATGGTGTGCACATGATAGGCAACCCTGTTGGAACAATGAATTCTCAGAGCAATGGGCAGCACATACCCCAG ACTCAGATACTGGTCCTGCCTCCTGAGCCCTTGGATCTAGGCCTGACTACTAAGTACCGGTATCAAACCAGACATGACCACATGGTCTGTAAATGCCTCTCACTGAGCATTTCCTACGCAGCAACCATTGGAGGACTGACAACCATCATAGGGACCTCCACCAGCCTCATATTCTTAGAGCACTTCAACAA tcAATACCCAAATGCTGAAGTGGTGAATTTTGGAACCTGGTTTTTGTTCAGTTTCCCCATCTCCCTCATCATGTTGGTGCTGACTTGGTTCTGGATGCATTGGCTGTTCTTGGGTTGCAA TTTTAAGGAGACCTGTTCTGTGAGCAAAAAGAAGAAGACCAAACGGGAAGAAATGTCAGAGAGAAGAATTCAAGAAGAATATAAGAAACTGGGAAATGTTAG cTATCCTGAGATGGTGACTGGATTCTTCTTCATCCTGATGACCTTACTTTGGTTTACTCGTGAGCCTGGCTTTGTACCAGGATGGTCATCTTTTTTTGAGAA GAAAGGTTACCGGACTGATGCCACTGTCTCTCTATTtcttggttttctccttttcctgatTCCAGCAAAAAAGCCGTGTTttggaaacagaggaaaag GAGATGGTGAAAAGTCAACAGACATTAACACACTGGATCCCATCATTACCTGGAAGGACTTCCAGAAGACCATGCCCTGGGAGATTGTAGTGTTGGTTGGAGGAGGTTATGCCTTAGCAGCTGGATGCAAG ACCTCTGGCCTCTCTACGTGGATTGGACGTCAAAtgctctccctgagcagccttcCCTACTGGGCTGTAACCCTGCTGGCTTGCATTTTGGTATCCCTGGTAACAGAGTTTGTTAGTAATCCAGCAACTATAACCATCTTTCTGCCTATTTTATGCAGCATG tCAGAAACTCTGCTTATCAACCCTTTATACACCCTGATTCCTGTCACCATGTGTATCTCATTTGCGGTGATGCTGCCAGTGGGTAATCCTCCAAATGCCATTGTCTTCAGTTATGGGCACTGCCAGATTAAAGACATG gtGAAAGCTGGCCTAGGTGTAAATCTGATTGGCCTGGCTGTTGTCATGGTGGCAATCAACACCTGGGGAATTAGACTCTTCCAGCTGAATTCCTTTCCAGAATGGGCAGCGATCAGTAACATCACTAGCCAAACATaa